DNA sequence from the Sediminibacillus dalangtanensis genome:
GGAAAAAGGTTCGACTTTATAAGAAAAGTCTCCTTCATATTTTGGCCCGCAGGCTGCTAAGAAAAGCAGAGAAACTAACCCTGCGACCAGTGCCATCCTTTTTATACTCATGCAAGAACCTCCGTGAATCCTTTTCTGTTTGTCCATTATTTTAGCATGGCTGGTTAAAAAATACTATGTCCGTTCTGTGACGTATCTCCATTAGCAACGCGCTACTGTTCTGAATTTAATTGGAATAGAGTGATTTCAGGAGCGCATAAAAAACGATAGGGCAGCCGGGTCGTTCCTATTCCTCTGCTGACAAACAGCTGCAAGTGATCTCCAATCAGGTAGTTACCTTCTACATATTTCTCTGCATAGGCAGGCGTGTAGATATGGCCGACCAATGGAATTTGCACTTGTCCCCCATGGCTGTGTCCGGAAAATTGAACATCTATCGGATACTGCTTCGCTTTGTCCGCATAGTCTGGTTCATGTATCATGACCATCGTGTAAGCATTTGGATCGGTCCCTTCCATTGCCTTATCCAAGTCAGGCTGACCGAGCATCACATCGTCAATTCCTGCCAAGGTAATGAAATCATTTCCTTTTTTAAGGGTGGTGTGATTATTTTGTAAAAGCTTGAAACCGCCGGCTTCCATGGCTTCTTTGACAGTTTCTGTACCATATCCTCCATGGTCGTGATTACCATAAATCCAGAACTTCCCTTCAGGACCGCGAATGTTTTTCAAAATATCTGAAATCCTGCGATCCCACATAAATTGATTCGGTTCATCCACTAAATCTCCTGTGAATAGGACGATGTCCGGGTTATGGCTATTGATTTCCGTTGATAGCTGGTCTAATTGCTCTAAGGAATATTGAAAGCCGACATGTGTGTCTGAAAATTGCAGTATTTTTAAACCATCGAACGATTTCGGGATTTTTGTAGAAGTAAGTGTTTCTTTATGAATTTTCAGCATGCCAGGTTCTATTTCCCTGGCATAATAATAGGTTCCTCCTCCTACACCAAATAGTGCAAGGACAGAAGCTCCTAATTTTTTCAGGAATGATCTGCGGTTCATCTATGTCCAAACCCTTCTTCTGCTAGATTAATCTAGTAGCATTATAGCACGGAATGAAAATTTTGCGTGACCATAAAAAAATGCCGGGAATGGAAGGGTTTCCAGCAGTTATATGGAAATGTTAGGGGAGGGGGGATACGAATGGAAAATGAGACAGTCATCATCACAGGAGGATCCAGCGGGATGGGGAAGCAAATGGCCAAACGTTTTGTCGAAGGCGGAGCAAACGTAATGATTACAGGGAGAACGGAACAAACATTGGCTAAAACAGTTAGAGAACTAGAAAATGCAGGCGATGGAAAACCAGCCTATACAGTGATGGATGTCAGAGAGCCTGACGAGATAACAGCTTTGCTGGATAAAACGCTCAACATATTTGGAGGGGTAGATCATTTAATTAATAATGCTGCCGGAAACTTCGTCTGTCCAGCCGAAAAATTGTCCGTTAACGGTTGGAATGCCGTGGTGGATATTGTCCTTAATGGAAGCTTTTATTGCAGCCGAGAAATCGGTAATTACTGGATCGGCAAGAATCAGAAAGGAAATATTGTCAACATGGTGGCCACCTATGCCTGGAACGCAGGAGCAGGTGTGATCCATTCAGCAGCCGCAAAGGCAGGGGTCCTTTCTATGACTCGAACACTAGCAGTCGAATGGGGAAGTAAATATGGAATCAGAGTGAATGCAATCGCTCCCGGCCCTATTGAGCGGACAGGAGGAGCCGAGAAATTGTTCGAGTCAGAGAGCGCAGCGCAAAGAACGCTGGAGTCCGTGCCGCTTCATCGGCTGGGGAAACCAGAAGAAATAGCGGAGTTCGCGTATTTCCTCTGTTCAAAGCATGCTGGCTATATCAATGGAGAAGTAGTAACCATGGATGGGGGGCAGTGGTTGAATAAACACCCTTTTTGAACCAGGATAAACAAATAGAACAAGGCAACAGTCATATACTGCTGCCTCGTTCTATTGTTAAATTAAATAAAGAATAACCGAGAAAAAATGGAGAGCTGTTCCAGCTAAAACAAATAAATGCCAGATTGCATGGTGGAATTTAAATCCTCTCCACACATAAAAAATCGACCCGATCGTATACAGAATACCGCCAATCACAAGTAAGAGAAGTCCGTTAAACTGCATGTTCTCTACAAGGGTTTTCCAAGCGAAAACAATTTGCCAGCCGACAACAATATAACCAATCGTAGAGACGAACAAAAATCGTTTGACAAAAAAACATTTAAAAATCGTGCCGGCGATTGCAATTCCCCACACAATTCCAAATAAGGTCCAGCCTAACCAGCCTTTTACTGCCACAAATAAAAAAGGAGTATAGGAACCGGCGATAAAAAAGTAAATCGAAGCATGATCCAGTATTTCAAAGACATCTTTTCCCCGACCTTTTGGCAAAGCATGAACAAAAGTCGAAGAAATATATAGTAGAACCATCGTAGTGCCAAAGAGAGTGAAGCTGACTACATGCCAAACTGTTCCGTGTTGAGTTGCATAAACGATTAAGGTTACAAGAGCGGCAATGCTGAAAATAGCACCGACAGCATGGGTAATTGCGTTTGCAATTTCCTCGTTTTTAGAAAAAGTATGAGTGTTAGCCAAATTGACCGTCCTTCCGGAGGGGGATTACATCCCCACCTCATTTTTATATGCTTATTATACACGGATTGACTGAGATTATAAAGAATGGAGGTTTGAAGAGGGCAATGGATGTGGAATGTTTAAGATGGTAGTTGTCGAATCCAGTCGTTATTTCCTGTTTCCAATCTGAGTTATGGAATGGTTTTCATAACCTGGATATGGTAAAATGACATTTGGATAGGATGCGTGAGAACTCCTTCAACTGCTAAAAAGGAGTGTCAGCAAATGAGCAGTACGCAAAGCAAAGAAATGACAGAAATGGTAGTCGAAGATTTAATGATTCCTGCAGAGAAAGTAGCACATGTTCAAATGGGAAATCCATTGGAGCACGCATTGTTGGTTCTGGTGAAATCGGGTTATTCCGCAGTGCCCGTGCTAGATGCCTCGTTCAAATTGCAGGGAACAATCGGCAAAACAATTATTTTAAATGATATCCTCGGACTTGAACGCTTTGAAATGGAAAAACTATCGGTTACGACAGTTCGAGAAGTGATGAACACCGATATACCGTGTCTTTCGAAAAAAGATGACTTTTTGAAAGCATTAAAAGAGATGATTAATCATCCTTTCATTTGTGTCGCTGATTCACAAGGTTATTTCGACGGGATTGTGACTAGAAGGGCAATTTTAAAGCAGTTGAACAAAAATCTTCACGCAAGCAAATATTCGCCGGTCACAGAGATGGTTACCGGGAAGAATTAAAGTTCATGTCAGAGTGGGTTCTTGGTCAGCCAAGAGCCCTTTTGTATGCAAAGATTACTCCATACTATCCTGATAAAACGGCAAAAGTGAACAGGAAACATTTTAAAACAGGGTAAAATTCTTGTACCCTTGTTTGAAATTTTGATAAAGTGTAATACAGAGTATGATAAATGGAGGGAACAGTAAATGAAAATGATGGATGCGAATGAAATAATCTCTTTTATTTCCAATAGTAAAAAATCAACACCTGTCAAAGTATATTTAAAAGGCACTCAATTGAATACAATCGATTTTGGCGACCTGATTCAGGATTTTGTCGATGAAAAGACAGGCGTTCTCTTTGGTGAATGGAAAGACATAGCAGCCGTACTGGATACATACAAAGATCAAATTGAAGATTATGCGGTCGAAAATGATCGCAGAAACTCGGCTATCCCATTACTGGATTTAAAAGAAGTCAATGCCCGGATTGAACCTGGTGCGGTTATACGAGACCAGGTTGAAATCGGAGATGGCTGTGTCATTATGATGGGAGCTATGATAAATATCGGATCGGTTGTCGGTGAAGGCACAATGATCGATATGAACGTCACACTGGGAGGAAGAGCTACCGTCGGTAAAAATTGTCATATAGGTGCCGGCGCTGTACTTGCCGGTGTAATCGAGCCGCCTTCGGCCAAACCCGTTGTTATTGAAGACGGCGTTGTCGTCGGAGCAAATGCCGTCATTCTTGAAGGAGTCACAGTTGGAGAAGGTGCAGTTGTTGCGGCTGGAGCAATTGTAACAAAAGATGTACCGGCCAACACCCTTGTTGCTGGTACTCCTGCAAGGGTGCTGAAGGAGATAGACGACCAGACGAAGTCTAAAACCGAAATAAAAGCAGAACTGAGAAAATTGGATCAGTGATAATCAAGTCACTTTCCGTTAGCAAAAAGCAGGAGATGTTTCTCCTGCTTTTTGCAATTCACGCTAAACGACGCAATACAATGCTGCAAGCCTGCATAGTGCCTTCAAGGCAGGCAGAAGTGACTTAAGGGAGGATTGACGAGTGAATCACCAAGATTTAGTGAATATAAGAAGAGATTTGCATCAAATTCCGGAATTAGGTTTCCAGGAATATAAGACTCAGCGATACTTGCAGGAGGTAATTGCCCGTATACCGCAAAAGCATCTTACCATTAAACAATGGAGAACCGGATTGCTGGTAAAAGTATCTGGATATAACCCTGCCCGGTTAATTGGCTACCGAACAGATATTGATGGATTACCAGTTACAGAAGAAACGGACTATTCATTCGCTTCTAAGCATGAAGGGAACATGCACGCTTGTGGACATGACTTTCATATGACTATTGCTTTGGGAGCACTGCAGCGTTTGGCAGAACAACCGATGGAAGATGATGTCCTGTTTATTTTCCAGCCGGCGGAGGAGGGACCTGGCGGTGCTTTGCCAATGCTGCAGACAGCATTGTTGGGCGAATGGAGACCGGATGTCGTGTTTGCCCTTCATGTAGCTCCTGAGCTTCCTGCAGGAACGGTTTCTACCAGGGATGGTTTATTGTTTGCCAATACGAGTGAATTGTTTATCGACTTCAAGGGCAAAGGAGGGCATGCTGCTTACCCCCATTTGACTCATGATATGGTGGCTGCCGCCAGCAGCTTCGTCACCCAGTTGCAGCAAATTGTAGCCAGGCGGATTGATCCATTGCAAAGTGCTGTGGTAACCATTGGAAAAATCGCTGGGGGTTCCGTACAAAATGTTATTGCAGAAAAGGCCCGACTGGAAGGTACGATTCGGACTCTTGATCCCAAAGCAATCGACCTTGTGAAACAGCACATTGAACAAATTGCTAAAGGGCATGAAATAAGTTTTGATTGCAAAATAAACCTTGATTATGGAGCTAATTATTATCAAGTTTACAATACAACGGAATACATCGAGCGATTTAAACAAATTGTATCTCAGGAACAGCTAACGTGGAAAGAAGCGAAAGCTGCTATGACAGGCGAGGATTTTGGGTATATGTTGAAAGACATACCCGGTTTTATGTTTTGGCTCGGCGTTGATTCCCCCTATGGATTGCACAGTAGCAAATTAAGTCCTTCGGAGGATGCTCTTTCGACCGGTGTCCATATTGTGGAGAAGACGATAAGGAATTTGTAAAATGCGATAAAGAAAGTATATCGGAGATTGTCATGATGTAGTGACCTCCTACGTTCTTTTCTGGCAAAAGGAAGGCCATACCAATCGTGAAGAAAACAACCATTTATCAAGGTCCAGCTGCAGACGCTGCTTTTTAAGCCGACTGGTCCCGGTTCTGTATATGCTTTTCGTATTAGGGAAGTCTAATAGGGATTATTTAATCCATTTGTACAGAGGAGGTATTTGGATGCCGCGTATAGGTATAGAAGGAACACTTTCAGACGTAAAAGGAGCATTACAGGAACGGGGCTATGAATTGGTGGATTTGAGACAGGAATCAGATGTACAAAATTGTGATTGCTGTGTCATCTCAGGGCAGGATAAAAACGTGATGGGAATGGCGACGGCGAGTACACAGGCCCCTGTTATCAATGCAAATGGGATGACTGCCGACGAGGTTTGCCATCAGGTTGACAGTCGTTTTCAATAACGGAATCGATAAGGTTGTAAGGGGGAAGAGGCTGGCTTCTGTTTAGAAAGAAGCCAGCCTCTTATCATTTCCTCATTTAGGTTGTTTATTTACATTAACCTGGTGGGGATATGGAATATCAATGCCAGCTGCATCAAATTCTTCTTTGATTCGTTTCCTTAAATCTCGTTCCACTTCCCATTGCATCATGTTTTCGGTTTGTCCGAGAACCCGAAGAACGATATCAGAAGAGCCGATGCTTTGCACGCCTAAAACGTCCGGTCCTTCTGCAAAACGAGCATCATTCTCTCGGAAATCATCACAAATCCGTTGGAGTACGGCCATCGCTTCGTCAATGCTGTCTTCATAACTGATCCCAATATCGACTAGGGCGCGCATGGTGCCGCGGGAATGGTTGCTGACGCTGGAAATTTCCCTGTTCGGAACGAAGTTCAATGTTCCGTCGAAGCTGCGTATTTTGGTTGTCCTTAATCCGATTTCTTCGACGATTCCATCGAAACCGCCTAAGGTTACATACTCATCCACTTCCACCTGTTTTTCCAGCAACAGAAAAAAACCGGTGACGACATCGCTGACAAGGCCTTGCGCTCCGAATCCGATTGCAAGTCCAAGGACGCCTGCACCTGCAAGGAGCGGGCCGATCGGGATGTTGAATATACCAAATAGAATAACGATGAACAGAAAAATGAGCACATACGAGTAAACATTGATCAGCAGTTTTTCGAGGGTTTTTATTCTTCCTTCTGAAACCTTTTCCCTTCGTCCGGCTCGGGAGAGTGTTTTAGCAATGATTTTTTTCCCGAGCGGTGCGGCAATCATAAAACCGATGATCAACAGGATGATTTGCAATCCATAACCAAGGAGTGCTCCGAAATCCAAATACAACCCTTCTTGAAAAATGTCCATACTACGTCTCCTTCCTATGTATTGTTAAGTTAAAAGAAAAAAAGACTGTTTGCAACTGAACAAGCCAATTTTCTTCCTTATTCTTATATATCTTCGGGCTTTTTACAGAATTTTTGTCATTGGGAACGAAATGAATTAATTTTTGACTGAACAACGTTCCTCCTTTATAATGTTTTTTGTAAATCAACAGCGTTCGTTGAAAAATAGAGAAGCAATGTGGAGGGATTACATATGGCAGAACGCATGGTAGGAAAACAGGCTCCTAGGTTTGAGATGGATGCCGTACTATCTAATAAGGAATTTGGAAAAGTATCTTTGGAAGAAAACATGAAAAACGATAAGTGGACGGTGCTTTTCTTCTATCC
Encoded proteins:
- the fadH gene encoding 2,4-dienoyl-CoA reductase; protein product: MENETVIITGGSSGMGKQMAKRFVEGGANVMITGRTEQTLAKTVRELENAGDGKPAYTVMDVREPDEITALLDKTLNIFGGVDHLINNAAGNFVCPAEKLSVNGWNAVVDIVLNGSFYCSREIGNYWIGKNQKGNIVNMVATYAWNAGAGVIHSAAAKAGVLSMTRTLAVEWGSKYGIRVNAIAPGPIERTGGAEKLFESESAAQRTLESVPLHRLGKPEEIAEFAYFLCSKHAGYINGEVVTMDGGQWLNKHPF
- the cbpB gene encoding cyclic-di-AMP-binding protein CbpB produces the protein MSSTQSKEMTEMVVEDLMIPAEKVAHVQMGNPLEHALLVLVKSGYSAVPVLDASFKLQGTIGKTIILNDILGLERFEMEKLSVTTVREVMNTDIPCLSKKDDFLKALKEMINHPFICVADSQGYFDGIVTRRAILKQLNKNLHASKYSPVTEMVTGKN
- a CDS encoding YkuS family protein; protein product: MPRIGIEGTLSDVKGALQERGYELVDLRQESDVQNCDCCVISGQDKNVMGMATASTQAPVINANGMTADEVCHQVDSRFQ
- the dapD gene encoding 2,3,4,5-tetrahydropyridine-2,6-dicarboxylate N-acetyltransferase, which codes for MKMMDANEIISFISNSKKSTPVKVYLKGTQLNTIDFGDLIQDFVDEKTGVLFGEWKDIAAVLDTYKDQIEDYAVENDRRNSAIPLLDLKEVNARIEPGAVIRDQVEIGDGCVIMMGAMINIGSVVGEGTMIDMNVTLGGRATVGKNCHIGAGAVLAGVIEPPSAKPVVIEDGVVVGANAVILEGVTVGEGAVVAAGAIVTKDVPANTLVAGTPARVLKEIDDQTKSKTEIKAELRKLDQ
- a CDS encoding N-acetyldiaminopimelate deacetylase; protein product: MNHQDLVNIRRDLHQIPELGFQEYKTQRYLQEVIARIPQKHLTIKQWRTGLLVKVSGYNPARLIGYRTDIDGLPVTEETDYSFASKHEGNMHACGHDFHMTIALGALQRLAEQPMEDDVLFIFQPAEEGPGGALPMLQTALLGEWRPDVVFALHVAPELPAGTVSTRDGLLFANTSELFIDFKGKGGHAAYPHLTHDMVAAASSFVTQLQQIVARRIDPLQSAVVTIGKIAGGSVQNVIAEKARLEGTIRTLDPKAIDLVKQHIEQIAKGHEISFDCKINLDYGANYYQVYNTTEYIERFKQIVSQEQLTWKEAKAAMTGEDFGYMLKDIPGFMFWLGVDSPYGLHSSKLSPSEDALSTGVHIVEKTIRNL
- a CDS encoding mechanosensitive ion channel family protein gives rise to the protein MDIFQEGLYLDFGALLGYGLQIILLIIGFMIAAPLGKKIIAKTLSRAGRREKVSEGRIKTLEKLLINVYSYVLIFLFIVILFGIFNIPIGPLLAGAGVLGLAIGFGAQGLVSDVVTGFFLLLEKQVEVDEYVTLGGFDGIVEEIGLRTTKIRSFDGTLNFVPNREISSVSNHSRGTMRALVDIGISYEDSIDEAMAVLQRICDDFRENDARFAEGPDVLGVQSIGSSDIVLRVLGQTENMMQWEVERDLRKRIKEEFDAAGIDIPYPHQVNVNKQPK
- a CDS encoding metallophosphoesterase is translated as MNRRSFLKKLGASVLALFGVGGGTYYYAREIEPGMLKIHKETLTSTKIPKSFDGLKILQFSDTHVGFQYSLEQLDQLSTEINSHNPDIVLFTGDLVDEPNQFMWDRRISDILKNIRGPEGKFWIYGNHDHGGYGTETVKEAMEAGGFKLLQNNHTTLKKGNDFITLAGIDDVMLGQPDLDKAMEGTDPNAYTMVMIHEPDYADKAKQYPIDVQFSGHSHGGQVQIPLVGHIYTPAYAEKYVEGNYLIGDHLQLFVSRGIGTTRLPYRFLCAPEITLFQLNSEQ
- the trhA gene encoding PAQR family membrane homeostasis protein TrhA, whose amino-acid sequence is MANTHTFSKNEEIANAITHAVGAIFSIAALVTLIVYATQHGTVWHVVSFTLFGTTMVLLYISSTFVHALPKGRGKDVFEILDHASIYFFIAGSYTPFLFVAVKGWLGWTLFGIVWGIAIAGTIFKCFFVKRFLFVSTIGYIVVGWQIVFAWKTLVENMQFNGLLLLVIGGILYTIGSIFYVWRGFKFHHAIWHLFVLAGTALHFFSVILYLI